A stretch of Lentibacillus sp. JNUCC-1 DNA encodes these proteins:
- the rpsB gene encoding 30S ribosomal protein S2 yields the protein MSVISMKQLLEAGVHFGHQTRRWNPKMKKYIFTERNGIYIIDLQKTVKKVDETYKYVKDLVANGGNVLFVGTKKQAQDSVRDEATRAGMYYVNQRWLGGTLTNFQTIRKRIARLKDIERMEEDGTFEVLPKKETVDLLKEKDRLEKFLGGIKNMERLPDAIYVIDPRKERIAIAEAHKLNIPIIGIVDTNCDPDEIDHIIPANDDAIRAVKLLTSKIADAVLEAKQEEEIEEPAVEAETVEEPKAEDAGEKSATETEKA from the coding sequence ATGTCAGTCATTTCAATGAAACAACTGCTTGAAGCTGGTGTTCATTTCGGACACCAAACACGCCGCTGGAATCCAAAGATGAAGAAATATATCTTTACGGAAAGAAACGGCATCTATATCATTGACCTGCAGAAAACTGTTAAAAAGGTCGATGAAACGTACAAATACGTTAAGGACCTCGTTGCGAACGGGGGAAATGTCCTTTTCGTGGGAACAAAAAAACAAGCCCAGGACTCTGTTCGCGATGAAGCGACAAGAGCAGGCATGTACTATGTGAACCAGCGCTGGCTCGGTGGTACGCTCACCAACTTCCAGACAATCCGTAAGCGGATCGCCCGTCTGAAGGACATTGAGCGCATGGAAGAAGACGGTACATTTGAAGTATTGCCGAAGAAAGAAACAGTTGACTTGCTGAAAGAAAAAGATCGCCTCGAGAAATTTCTTGGCGGGATCAAAAACATGGAGCGTCTCCCTGATGCGATTTATGTCATTGATCCGCGTAAAGAAAGAATTGCGATTGCTGAAGCTCACAAATTGAACATTCCGATTATCGGGATCGTTGATACCAACTGTGACCCTGATGAAATTGATCATATCATTCCAGCTAATGATGATGCGATTCGCGCCGTCAAATTGCTGACTTCTAAAATTGCTGACGCCGTTTTAGAGGCTAAACAAGAAGAAGAAATTGAAGAGCCTGCTGTTGAAGCAGAGACAGTAGAAGAGCCGAAAGCAGAAGACGCCGGCGAAAAATCTGCAACAGAAACTGAAAAAGCTTAA
- a CDS encoding DUF6115 domain-containing protein, with amino-acid sequence MTTLLVMSFMLHIITLLAIYLLYSHIKTFKKDKPHEVLELLDVYLEEIKLENENLREQLNQGYSNTEHRTDQVKQTTQRPVKPQDSQHGADTLASDISDTYEHSLHSEILHMHHEGYHADEIARHLNCGKTEADLVIKMQNDQHK; translated from the coding sequence ATGACCACTTTATTAGTCATGAGTTTTATGCTTCATATTATTACTTTATTAGCCATTTATCTTTTATACTCACATATCAAAACCTTCAAAAAAGACAAGCCTCATGAAGTGCTGGAGTTACTCGATGTTTATTTGGAGGAAATCAAGCTGGAGAATGAAAACTTAAGAGAACAACTAAATCAAGGGTATTCAAACACTGAACACCGTACCGATCAAGTAAAACAAACGACACAAAGACCTGTTAAGCCCCAAGACTCTCAGCATGGGGCAGACACATTGGCTTCTGACATTTCTGATACATACGAACACTCTCTCCATAGTGAAATTCTGCATATGCACCATGAGGGGTACCATGCCGATGAGATTGCCAGACATCTAAACTGCGGAAAAACCGAAGCCGATCTGGTCATTAAAATGCAAAATGATCAACACAAATAA